The nucleotide sequence CCAACTTATCCTATGAGCACTTTCCTTCTTACCAAGAAAGTTTGCAAGAGTCTGACTACTCCTATGGCAAAATATTTTTGGAGTAGCTCTCTTGACAAAAAAGCAATGCATTGGGTGTCCTGGAAGGAGTTTTCAACACCCAAGTGCAAGGCTAGGATGGGGTTTCGAGACCCGCATCTTTTTAATCTGGCTATGCTAGGAAAACATGGGTGGCCTTTCATCACCAACCCAAATTCGCTTTGTGCGCGAGTTCTCAAGGGTCGTTACTTCCGAGACACCGATTTCATGCATGCTTCAATTCCCAAGTCAGCTTCGGCCACTTGGAGGGCAACTGTGGCAGGAAGGAATGCCCTTGGAACTAGTTTAATCTCCAGAGTGGGAGATGGCTCGACTATCTCAGTTTGGGAGGACAAGTGGACCCCAGTCACGGTCTCCATGACACCAACTCAGAGGCCTACAGATACAAATATCGACCGGGTGTCGGATCTCATCGACACAGAGAGTTGGTCTTGGAAGCATGATGTGATCAGGGACAAGTTCACCGCCCAGGATTCCGCGGCCATACTTAATATTCCTATCAGGCAAGGCGGGGGTGATGATTTTCTCGCATGGGCATTCGATAAATCAGGAAACTACACTGTGAAGACGGCATACCGTGCTCTCATGACTCAGAACGAGCGTTtggctctagaggaagggacggctACTGAAACCTCATTGGACGATAAACAATTGTGGAAATCCTTGTGGAAGTTGAATGTTATCCCGAAAGCGCGAGTCTTGTGGTGGAGAGTGTTACGTGGCATTCTTCCAGATGAAGCTACTCTCAACTATCGACACATTGCAAAGATTCGTCAATGCAAGGTTTGCCATTCTATGGAGGATGATTTGAAGCATGGGATGATTCATTGTCCACATGCACAAAGCTTCTGGGAAGAGGCGTGGACATGGCTTGGTCTTCGCTCCCCCCTCTTCACTCGGATACGTGGGCACGAGATATCACTTGTGATCCTCAGTTCACATCCGATGACCATGCTAAGATCACTATCACTATGTGGTCCATCTGGCATTCCAGGAACCGAATCAAACATGGCGATGAGGGGAGAGATCCCACAACAACTATCAGAACAATCAAGGAGTCTATCTCCCTCCTACAGCTACCTCGTAAGGAAACCTTGGTCCTACCGGGTTACGATTGGCGGCCCCTGGAAGTGGGCTCGGTCAAGATCACCACTGACGGCGCTCTAAATTTTGGTGAAGGCCGGGGCGGTGCAGGAGGAGTGGCCCAATCATCCTCTGCACTCCTTGGTTCATGGTGCAAACCATATTTGGGTGTTTCAGATCCCTTGATGATGGAGTTCTTGTCGCTGCGAGATGGAGTACGCTTTGCTTATCTTCGAGGGATTTCCGCATGTGATTATGGAAGTCGACAGCTTGGAGCTAGTGAAGCTCTGGCAAACTCGCCACAATTCTCGGTCAATTGTGGCCCCTTTACTTTTAGAAATAGGAGAGCTCTgtactattttttcttctttcgaTATTCAGCATGTAAACCGGTCTGCGAATCTTCCGGCGCATCTGTGTGCGGAGCGTGCTTGCACATTGAATGTGACGGAAAGCTGTCTTGATGATACTTCTAGCTTCTTGATGACCAGCCTGTTGGCTGAATGCTCCAAAAGTGCTTTTAATGAATATAAAGCTCTCTGATTTTCCCTGAAAAAAAATAGTACAATATGATATTGGAGCACTTGGACATCAAGGGAAATATGCGTGGCCTCGCCTCGCGTGCGGTCTTTCGGAGGCGTTTGGACGTATAAGCGGGAGAAACAAACATGGCAAGGACGGGAACTACGGCGACGAAGTAGGCTGGACCACGCCTCCCACCACACCAGCAATTGGGCCTGCCCAGGGGCCCCACCGTGCACAAGATCTCCCTCCCAATCCACGGACGGACAGATCCCATACGCCACCAGCACTTTTCTCTTCCTGAGTCCTGACGTActactaagggcatgtacaatggtgctatcttagtaGTGCCACGTAGGAtcaatgatgaggtggaggagagagaactcataaaaaaaggcttgtcttcttttatttaagagaagacaagagatgatctcttagcacaatatgtctcaccacgtttttaggaattgctagttattgaagataagattaagagatgacccattgtagactttTTTTTTGTTATCTCTAAATTACATAcaaaacttaagataagactatcttatcaaccattgtacatgccctaacctTGTTTGTGCCAACTTGCGCCTCCAACCGCCTCCTGTACACCACGTCCACGCGCACAGCCGCGACGGCGCTCACGAGAACGCGGCGCTACTTTATTACACAATTTTTACGGCCCAAGTAGTATTTTATCGCCTATCTTTTGTTTCTCGGGGAAAAAGTAATCCTGTTATCTCCTCGCGTCGCCCTCGGCGCAATAATAAAAGCGCAACGGCACCCAGCGATCTAGGCCTCCTCGCTCGCATCGCCTTCCCTCCGCTCGCGTCTGCTACACTTCCTCTCCCGGCCCGGCTAGATCTCGCCGGCAGGAGATGGCGGACGCGAAGCAGCAGCAGGCCGCGGCGCCCACCGGCGTCTGGAAGACGATCAAGCCATTCGTCAATGGCGGTGCCTCCGGGATGCTCGCCACCTGCGTCATCCAGCCCATCGACATGATCAAGGTACGGAATCCTTTTCTTGTTTCCGGCTCACTCGAGGTATAAGATTCCGTGGCTGGGTTTGTTGAGTAGCCCTAGATCTGTGGTTGGTTATGGTGGATGCGCGCGACGCCGAGTGATGGATCGGGTTGATAGATTTCTGCGCACCTCTTGGTTAGATCTGAGTAAGACGAGTGCACCCTCGAGTGAGCTCCCTTAACGGAGGGGAACTTGTTGCACGCTAGTCTGGGACTGCGGGTGGCTATTCTTGTTTCTTAGATCTGTGTGGAAACTGTCACATCATGAGTGTAAGTGGGGGTGACACAATCCGTTTTTGTTATCTACAGTCAAAACTGCCCGATGTGGTAGCTTAGATCCTCCATGGAGATCCCACTAAGAAGATCTGTGTGTCTGTGTGGCTTTACTGATTTTTAATGTGTTAGCAATAGTTCATTGATCTTGAGATGTTGTTCTGTTATTACTATTTGCTGCTGGAATGTTCTGGCATATACAGAATTAGTCCACACCACTATGTTTTGGAAGCACCGACCAACATGCCATCATAGTTAAGTGGGTGATTTGCTTGAGAGTTCAGTTGAATGTTATGTCTTATGATCACAACAAATAAACCATGTTAATAGCTTTTGCTGAAACACGGAGATTGTGTAAATATCCTTTTCATATAGCTTTTCCTGTTTTTGGTTTCAGGTGAAGATCCAGTTGGGTGAGGGATCTGCAGCTCAGGTCGCAAAGACCATGTATGCTAATGAGGGCCTTGGTTCCTTTTACAAGGTTTGTGCTTGCAGATGTTTTTATTCATATTGTGCAGAACTGTTCTGTGTGTTTCTGCTGTCGTTGGTACATTTGCCATGTACTAGTGTCAGTTGCTCAGTTCACATGGAAAACACGGCTTACAAACATAAATTGAACGTGTAAATATTATCTGGTATTCACAACTATAGTTTCTTATTTGTGCATGTTTCTCACCTTGAATATATTGGAAGAAAATTATAGTAAACATTTACAATCACAAAAAAACTTGTAAGTTGATATATTGATCATTGTTTAGAATTTGTCAGAACTCTTAAGTAAGAGATCAAGGAAACCCAATCTTTGGGGCAATAGTCACACTGAATCcaactttttttgaaattttagcACATAACAATAGCTTTTATGGCAAGATGTACAAATCAATCTAAATAGTACCATTTGCACCACCAATTATATTCTCATTATATCCTCTTGCAAATCTCCAATTTTGTATAATCATAAGCCCAATTACTTTAATCTTCCTGTGTCCTTGCCATGTGGGCGTGTCTTGTTAGTTTTTGTGATCCCATAAACTGTGGTTGTGTGATAAATTTTCCAAAAGTTGGTGTTTTATGAGACTACCACCCAGAGCTTGGGGTTCCTGGATATTCACTCCAAAAGTAAACAACATAATGTTTTTCTGGATCGAAATACCACATGAAGCATGAGAAACCACAGTTTCCATTCATGCAGATTTAAGTAGAGGAATACATCAGAGATAATAAATAAAAATTAGAGTTACTAAGCTTAGCAGTGATTGTAGGAGTCTAATCTTTATCTACAAGTACAACCATTGGATGGGGAATTATGGAATTGAATACAGATTTTGCATGGCTCAGATCAGAAGTATCCCATCCTATCCTCTGTTACATATCTATCCTTCAGACCTTTGTTTGGGTTTGATTCATTCATTTTGTAGATGATGTTTGTATCGCTGATGCTGGTTTTCTAGTTTGATCTGAACACCTCAATGACATGTGCTGGCATTTCACCTACAACAGCACATTATTTTGTGCTTCTTGAATTGGTTTGTTGCTTCAAGTTTTACATTTTTTTGACAGGGTTTGTCAGCTGGTTTACTAAGGCAAGCGACCTATACGACAGCTCGTCTTGGATCCTTCAGGTTTGTATAACGTGGTTGTTTAATCGATACTagaagaatgcccgtgcgttgcaagggggccacattaactttaagagttcaatattacgacattggcgaccttttttaccatcaaatcctcacacacacacacagacacacactctccctccctcttcctcactctctattcccctctccctttctctctaacacacacacatatccatcttattgggtacgggaccataatccatctatttcacacatacacgctagtgcataacaatatggattatgtgtattatatttgccaccagaactgagggaattaatttcatgtaaatcgaccagccacagctccaagaatacgcggaagaggtggctcgggtcggcgtcggcgccgtccagcgcgggccacgagcccgcttccaagtgcacgtgcaatgcacgtcttcacaaatattataaccagatgtgagaaatcacatgcatagaaaagacattctgatagcaatccaaataccatactcaattgaatacctaacctggacaatactcttatttctatgcgccagaaaaaatggaatagcaaagctaagtatgcctacatacgctcagattatatataagaatcttgggtgaacaattgcaacaaagcactaagcagcgataaatttaaataaaaaatccattaactatgcaggcagcaggcttgttacaacatagagagataggaaaatgtcacctccagtaatgtagcgcaaaggagtggaacgtagcgcaaaggagtggaatgaagcatgaatgagcggttgtctgttcttctccatgtacatggatcagcagtagaggccaagtatataagtacttgactgaactccactcttcgtgtacggagagccatgtcaccttctcgccgctgcagcatgggaggacggctggttcacatgaccctccagctgggggatccatggtggctgaccgtcgagctcgaggcagagaagttgagggcagcagtggcgagatccatgccggccaaccgggcgaagaggaggtcgtcggggagggacacatcggcaagatccggtcaccacgcgacctgaagagcaacagtgatctccacaagctgtaggctgacggcgtgctccatcccctgcgatggggtgaccatggcctcgatctcggcgacacaccctgagtgtaggaggcagcaacgacctcgacgaaatcatggcctccatcccggaacgcaTGAAGGACCTCGGCCCCGTCGCTACTCCTCTCGCCGTAGCTGCACGCGGCAGCGGACCGTGGGTAGGAGGGCAGGCGGCGTCGCCTCGGCTGACGGCAGGGAGCAGCGTTGATTTTGGGTAGGTGGCATCGCGAGGACGGCCGCGGCCGCGGGGAAGCACCCCGATCATGCTGCCAGGCCAATCCTTCTCCTCCGATCCCCTATCCCTGAAGATTGCGCCGCCGCCCCGGTCGTGTTGTTTCcatatattatgccattttttcctGTACCTAAACAAACGCGGGCGAGCGGATGACAGAGTTTTGGTCCGCCCTCTAAAATTGCTAAACGCACTTTTGGTGAGGATTATTGTTAATAAATGAATtcaatcatgtcgctctaaataaatggattcaattatgtgactctaattacttcggattgttatgtgcacactaagcggggtgcagttaggaaagaaaatgttttttaattaaagtgattgagtgatttaaggtaaggttaattaatttagatttgatttttagtgattgttagtaaagtatgatgcgtctttaaaatcttttatttgtttccttaaaatctattatttgtttcctaaagaaatttgcaataatggaaggtatcggttgatttggataagttagtaaatttagatccgtgattgcgtgcatgtttggaaagtgctgatttgcaaggaaagagctgaggggtaaataaaccggtgaataaaaaaccagcatcgaaaaaaatctacgacgattaacctacgaaaaaacccggacgaaagtggtggaacgaaaaaaaacctggaagcgagactaccaactgcagttaggaaagaaaatgttttctaattaaagtgattgagtgatttaaggtaaggttaattaatttagatttgatttttagtgattgttagtaaagtatgatgcgTCTTTATAATCTTTTATCTGTTTtcttaaaatctattatttgtttcctaaagaaatttgcaataatggaaggtattggttgatttggataagttagtaaatttagatccgtgattgcgtgcacgtttggaaattgctgatttgcaaggaaagagctgaggggtaaataaaccggtgaataagaaaccagcatcgaaaaaaatctatgacggttaacctacgaaaaaacccggacgaaagtggtgggacgaaaaaaaacctggaagcgagactaccaactgctccattaggagtagagataaataGTCATTGCTTGCACAATAATTGATGAAGCAATATCTAGTTGTCTAGTATGATCTCTGTTGTATTTGAAATAAATGCATATGACTGGATAATTACCATGAGCTATTATGTCTTTGGTTTGGAGTTTTTTTGTTATCAAAATGTTAATTATACTAGGCTGTTGCCATAACTTCAATTATTGTTTATTACATTATAATGTCTGAATCAGCTGTATCATTATGAAGTTGGGTTAGTTCATTTCACTGAGGAAAAAGAAGCTTTATTATTGCATTGATTCTAGTTGATTTATCCTCATTTGGAGTTTTGTATTTGGTAATATTTCTTGTCAGGGTTTTGACAAACAAAGCAATTGAGGCAAATGATGGGAAGCCATTGCCACTTGTTCAGAAAGCTTTTATTGGTCTGACTGCTGGAGCGATTGGCGCATGTGTGGGCAGTCCTGCTGATTTGGCACTCATTAGGATGCAAGCTGACTCGACCCTACCAGCAGCACAGCGGCGTCACTACAAGAATGCATTCCATGCACTCTACCGTATCACCGCTGATGAAGGCGTCCTTGCGCTTTGGAAGGGTGCAGGCCCAACTGTGGTGAGAGCCATGTCACTGAATATGGGTATGCTTGCGTCCTATGATCAAAGTGTTGAGCTGTTCAGAGACAAATTGGGTGCCGGAGAATATCAGACTGTTATTGGTAAGATTATTGTTTAGGATTCTTCCTTTTCATTGCTGTTTAGGATTCTTATCACTGTTAGAAGATGAGGTTTGCTGATGTTCCTTTTATATAGGCCAATCAGGGAACTTACAAAATTTTCTAACTTTCGGTTTGCAGGAGCCAGTGCCATTTCTGGATTCTGTGCGGCTGCTTGCAGTCTGCCCTTTGATTACGTGAAAACACAAATTCAGAAGATGCAACCTGATGCCACTGGCAAGTACCCATACACTGGGTCTTTGGACTGCGCCATGCAAACCTTGAAGACCGGTGGCCCATTTAAATTCTACTCCGGCTTCCCTGTATATTGTGTCAGGATCGCCCCGCATGTCATGGTAAACGCTGATTAGCTTAGAGCGCAAGGCCTATGGCAGACAATCATAGCCATTTGTTAACAATCCGTTACAATGCAGCATACTCATGTGGTTACTTTTTGCAGATGACGTGGCTCTTCTTGAATCAAATCCAGAAGTACCAGAAGAAGATCGGCATATAAGATCTCCAGTTGGGGACAAGAGTACCAATCCTTATTCAACACATTTAATAACTTTCCAGCAGCTTTGCACTCCCGTGGTTGTTTTTGGTAGACAGAGTTTTAAGCAATTTTTACCGTAGCTTACATTTGCTGTGGTACTCTTGACGTTGTTACAATAATCACATAATCACATTATTTGTTGTAATTGGGGCAATTTTATTGGCGGGCATACTTCTGTAGGTTGGGCACAGCCATGAGACAATACTACTACCTGCTTGTGCCATCTTGTCTTGTATGGTATGTGCTCAATTTTATCTGTGGCTCGAAAAAATAAATCCTTTCTACCTGTGCCTTGCACCATATGCTCTTAAACAAATTTTGTGTTTTTTCCTATCGTGCAACTATTCAACTACGCCTCACCTACGCCCCTTGATGATGATGATTGTTGTCGTTGCGTGAACTTGCCACTGGTGTTGTTCGGAGGTCAGACGTTGGCATGTGCAGACCCCTCCTTGTTTGAACAGAACAGACTGATGATTGATTACAGGTATATATAGCCCCGAGAGGGTAGTTGATCAGGGGATGCATCGAACTCGCAAGCTTAGCGGCACAGTTTCCCCCATGACCCAGTTTTCACTCTAGTGAGTGACGAACAGGGCGGAGATCCACTTCCATCTTCAACTGTCAGCGGTGAGCCCTTGGGATCTTCCTCCTTCCATCTGCCGCTCCGGCGGCAGGGAGGTGTGGAGATCCCCGGTGCTTCGGCGCGACCTGTAGATAGTTTAGGAATAGTTTTGGCGGCAGTGTGGCTTTGATGGCTATATACATCTGGAAGAGGTGGAAAGAGAAGAGGTGCCTGTTCGGAGGCATCCCTTGAACATGTGCCTGAGACGTCACTATTCGGGGTTGGACACACCTCTTCACTGATTAGCATGTGCTAATTAATCTATTAATTAATTTCTAACACTCCTCCATATTCAATCTTGTTAAATATTCCGGATAATCTTGAGAGTGGGGTAGTTTtcttttttcactccatcaaaacaatccgCTTATTTCAAGCGGTGTGCAGGGGTGAATTAACGAGCTGCTCGGCTTGTTAAGTTTGTGCTCGTTAAGGCTCGGTTAGTTAAGCTCAGAAAGATTAACGAGCAAAAAACCTTGCTCGGCTCGatcgtttgaagctcgttaagtCCGTGAGTGCTCGTTAACAAATTTTCACGTAAGATgaaatatgtgttgtgttgttactaacAAACTTAGCGTGAAACTTGTTAGCTCGTTCGTTAAGCTCCTTAAGAAATTGATGATTGACTTTATTCATTAAGAAGTGATCCACGAGGATAACAAGCCGAACTATCGAGGGCTCATTAAGCTCGCAAGCTACGAGCTTTTGTTCCAGCCATAACGGTGGGCCAGGTCGCACTTTGTTACGTTCACGTCTGATACTAGACCCTCCATTAAGTGAACAACCATCAGCTCATAAAATTTGTGAACAACCCCACGGctcaaattatcggaaacgtgggctgcaccaacatgcattattatttatattttataTGTGGGAGTACAGTTAATCCTCggaacaaaatgtgagagtacattCTTTATGGAGTACTACTATTGCCAGCTC is from Triticum aestivum cultivar Chinese Spring chromosome 1B, IWGSC CS RefSeq v2.1, whole genome shotgun sequence and encodes:
- the LOC123115416 gene encoding mitochondrial dicarboxylate/tricarboxylate transporter DTC gives rise to the protein MADAKQQQAAAPTGVWKTIKPFVNGGASGMLATCVIQPIDMIKVKIQLGEGSAAQVAKTMYANEGLGSFYKGLSAGLLRQATYTTARLGSFRVLTNKAIEANDGKPLPLVQKAFIGLTAGAIGACVGSPADLALIRMQADSTLPAAQRRHYKNAFHALYRITADEGVLALWKGAGPTVVRAMSLNMGMLASYDQSVELFRDKLGAGEYQTVIGASAISGFCAAACSLPFDYVKTQIQKMQPDATGKYPYTGSLDCAMQTLKTGGPFKFYSGFPVYCVRIAPHVMMTWLFLNQIQKYQKKIGI